In Cotesia glomerata isolate CgM1 linkage group LG3, MPM_Cglom_v2.3, whole genome shotgun sequence, one genomic interval encodes:
- the LOC123260891 gene encoding proline-rich protein 11-like, translating into MTSEYWLTKNKFNLNIFALQNLKFNSGLIGDVNILNCDNIIKTGQLKIFDEMLASKNIVAMYNPNYKSLNKLQRQSLVEKNTQLTPEMINKYEVEFNENNNHFQHLVRTHLTDSLELIKPVNFIRNSESKMTKPTKAIISFERSMNDSIVLRNTLNSFMIFEWLIIPFIKVFFFSDWIQNIFKKACKKVYYSLFNSEIQIYPKTEVRLPHKQITEINRMLSLLIEKFDRMNQEIFEIRAASETTFSSLVSEVQSLKISNKKISDDNDTLVKELKKLSQMLEVVQFNSKTAEKQASGGIPPPPPPPPLPSPLSSQKTPKNNKMLTPRKSSIPQIEKRPVITMDDLLKVTLRKAPKIDKEKPKASASDPRPVISLEMLKNVKLKSIKQRSQNYKVRSPIGLKNRNRFQNVNLSPIMAGAVSPLSRILSRGEGVRRRPRKILVSPREDEETH; encoded by the exons atgacttcGGAGTATTGGTTgactaaaaacaaatttaatctaaatatttttgcaCTACagaacttaaaatttaattcaggTCTTATAGGCGATGTTAATATATTGAACTgtgataatattataaaaacagGCCAGCTTAAAATATTTGACGAGATGTTGGCTAGTAAAAATATTGTGGCAATGTACAATCCTAATTATAAAAGTTTGAATAAACTTCAGCGACAAtctttagttgaaaaaaatactcaaCTTACTCCTGAGATGATAAATAAGTATGAAGTCGAATTTAATGAGAACAACAATCATTTTCAACACCTAGTGAGGACACACTTGACTGATTCacttgaattgataaaacctGTTAATTTTATTCGAAATTCTGAATCTAAAATGACGAAa CCGACTAAAGCGATCATATCATTTGAACGAAGTATGAATGATAGTATTGTATTAAGGAAtactttaaattcatttatgatATTTGAATGGTTAATAATACCatttattaaagtatttttcttCAGTGATTggatacaaaatatttttaaaaag GCATGTAAGaaagtttattattcattattcaaTTCAGAGATAcaaatttatccaaaaactGAAGTAAGATTACCACATAAACAAATAACTGAGATTAATAGAATGTTATCATtactgattgaaaaatttgaccGCATGAATCAAGAAATATTTGAG attCGCGCTGCAAGTGAAACTACATTTTCTTCGTTAGTAAGTGAAGTACAAAGCctgaaaatttccaataaaaaaatatctgatGACAATGATACATTAGTAAAAGAACTGAAAAAGTTATCTCAAATGTTGGAAGTAGTTCAGTTTAATTCGAAAACTGCTGAAAAACAAGCTTCTGGAGGCATACCACCACCGCCACCGCCTCCACCTCTCCCATCGCCGTTATCCTCGCAGAAAActcctaaaaataataaaatgcttACTCCAAGAAAATCCTCTATACCACAGATAGAGAAAAGACCTGTTATTACGATGGATGATCTTCTTAAAGTGACATTACGAAAAGCACCTAAGATTGACAAG GAAAAACCAAAGGCTTCAGCTTCAGATCCTCGGCCTGTAATATCTTTAGAAATGcttaaaaatgtcaagctTAAATCAATCAAACAACGAAgtcaaaattataaagtaaGATCTCCAATCGGTCTTAAAAATCGCAACAGGTTTCAAAATGTAAATCTCTCGCCAATTATGGCCGGAGCTGTTAGTCCTTTGAGTAGAATTTTGAGTCGTGGAGAAGGCGTTAGACGAAGACCGAGAAAAATACTTGTGAGTCCTCGAGAAGATGAAGAAACTCATTAA
- the LOC123260903 gene encoding malate dehydrogenase, mitochondrial, with protein sequence MLPRLLKPSVIAQGAKQLSTSSQRNAKVAVMGASGGIGQPLSLLLKQSPLVTELSLYDIVNTPGVAADLSHIDTHSKVKGFAGPDQLKDSLRGVQVVIIPAGVPRKPGMTRDDLFNTNASIVRDLAQAVAEVAPKAFIAIISNPVNSTVPIASEVMQKAGVYDPNRIFGVTTLDIVRSNAFIGEAKGLDPQKVSVPVIGGHSGITIIPVISQAKPSVSFPDDKLKALTERIQEAGTEVVKAKAGTGSATLSMAYAGARFGFSLIRALNGEQNVVECAYVRSNVTEAKYFSTPVLLGKNGVEKNLGLGKLSAFEEKLLAAAIPELKKNIQKGEDFVNKK encoded by the exons atgttgCCACGTCTTCTTAAACCTTCAGTTATTGCTCAAGGAGCCAAACAATTGTCAACTAGCTCtcag cgaAATGCCAAGGTCGCTGTCATGGGTGCCAGTGGTGGTATTGGACAACCTTTATCACTTCTGCTCAAGCAATCACCTCTCGTAACAGAATTATCGCTTTATGATATTGTCAATACTCCTGGAGTTGCTGCTGATCTGTCTCACATCGATACCCACTCAAAAGTTAAGGGTTTTGCTGGCCCGGATCAATTGAAAGATTCTCTCCGAGGTGTTCAG gTCGTAATCATCCCAGCTGGTGTACCTCGTAAACCAGGAATGACTCGTGATGATCTTTTCAACACGAATGCATCAATTGTTCGGGATTTAGCACAAGCCGTTGCTGAAGTAGCACCAAAGGCTTTCATTGCCATCATTTCAAACCCTGTTAACAGTACAGTACCTATTGCCAGTGAAGTTATGCAAAAAGCTGGTGTTTACGACCCAAACAGGATTTTTGGAGTCACCACATTGGATATCGTCAGATCTAATGCATTCATTGGTGAAGCTAAG GGATTGGACCCTCAAAAAGTATCTGTACCAGTAATTGGTGGTCACAGTGGTATTACTATTATTCCTGTCATCTCGCAAGCGAAACCAAGTGTTTCATTCCCAGATGATAAACTCAAGGCACTTACTGAGAGAATCCAAGAAGCTGGAACAGAAGTTGTTAAAGCTAAAGCTGGAACTGGATCAGCTACTCTGTCAATGGCGTACGCTGGTGCCCGTTTTGGATTTTCACTGATTCGAGCACTCAATGGCGAACAAAATGTCGTCGAGTGCGCGTACGTGAGATCTAACGTTACCGAAGCCAAATATTTCTCAACTCCTGTTCTCCTTGGC AAAAATGGAGTAGAAAAGAATCTTGGTTTGGGAAAACTGAGTGcctttgaagaaaaattattggcTGCTGCGATTCCAGAACTCAAGAAGAACATTCAAAAGGGTGAAGACTTTGTGAATAAGAAGTGA
- the LOC123260878 gene encoding dnaJ homolog dnj-5, with protein MAERQQSPSESKRMSLDKIIDAMTADLKNPSENYVQFGATQSQTTTPSWGHYLTSNSRNYSANQSPPLSHQVHHPNSTPNILPVNSVSPPIYMQDVPRYNNTNNIGDPIYFSSQAVNHLGINENNDLIGTIDVGGGNYINVIYGNGPVIVSDQCQVNNLSGYNGHQSVARDREYGLFNEPRVPVQHNSNCHQNTNGKQLIDNLVGNWVPNQSGTYSPFGSSPNVTPVQNSISVGAVEQKKEVEELPKSSPHSQPKKQRIVAEVKPMRPSYSSVLTKSAPSPSLPLNTLTAKTQSDNGLKKTAGKNSKSKNKIGSLKRQNSSGSDDHGSPKIQVPKKSIDNKNHNNLSRRWVSLDNLEIHSESHEMDAFNRSDQFEKRKSIKTSKKNDKDETLYNNKLQNGNIKSPGNIQKRPIQINNNLNNSFSNFNQATMTEKIDKNQQLNNSSSSSNTNNNINNNNNSSNSSKSNKEEKKLIKDKNSKRFHAEKAQQIKKGQKYRKRDNRDFPIKDFCKNLNKYANRWCKVFLKICTWLLHLISDVVSMSTNLVIQFLKCMWFHTVLYLKYSWGYVVSTFPKIRFLNAIGKRIDGWLGNSRFAFWRRIKANNKKLDREENTNWIPGRLETNISLPSTGEEAMKRLLACKGKDPYSILGVTPTCSDDDIKKYYKRQAFLVHPDKNSQPGAEEAFKILVHAFDIIGEPERRQAFDQSRQVEAAWGELSDLLSQLHRKMEQAANTIRCTNCGLRHKRIPTQRPCYAARFCSQCKIRHSAKEGDIWAESRVMGFLWHYYACMEGAVYDVTDWAACQAGNLKHLRANTHSVQYRIVLGQRPSTQSPSSGNKKRQHMDSNPTDADFEDFLNNLYTHNKSGTSTTTTTTTTEQPTAKSDNRRRKTKRK; from the exons ATGGCGGAACGGCAACAATCGCCATCTGAATCAAAGCGTATGTCATTGGATAAAATAATAGATGCAATGACTGCGGACTTGAAGAATCCAAGTGAAAATTATGTGCAATTCGGAGCAACACAGTCACAAACAACGACACCGAGTTGGGGACACTATTTGACAAGTAATAGCAGAAATTATTCAGCAAATCAATCACCTCCGCTGTCGCATCAAGTTCACCATCCAAATTCAACTCCAAATATATTACCGGTTAACTCTGTATCCCCGCCGATTTATATGCAAGATGTTCCAAGATACAACAACACCAATAATATTGGAGAtcctatttatttttcatcacaAGCAGTTAATCATTTgggaataaatgaaaataatgatttgaTTGGTACAATCGATGTTGGCGGTGGCAATTATATCAACGTGATTTACGGTAATGGACCAGTGATTGTTTCAGATCAATGccaagttaataatttatctggGTATAATGGGCATCAGAGCGTTGCTAGAGATCGTGAGTATGGGCTTTTCAATGAACCGCGAGTACCTGTTCAACATAACAGCAATTGCCATCAAAATACAAATGGCAAACAACTTATTGATAATCTTGTTGGTAATTGGGTACCAAACCAATCAGGTACTTACAGTCCATTTGGTAGCTCGCCGAATGTTACTCCAGTACAAAATTCTATTAGTGTTGGCGCagttgaacaaaaaaaagagGTTGAAGAATTACCCAAGAGCTCGCCTCATTCACAGCCGAAAAAACAGAGAATTGTTGCTGAAGTTAAACCAATGAGACCATCATACTCATCTGTACTCACTAAATCAGCTCCATCACCTTCATTGCCTCTAAATACATTGACTGCTAAAACACAATCGGATAATGGATTGAAAAAAACAGCTggtaaaaattctaaaagcaagaataaaatcggttcattAAAGCGACAGAATTCTTCGGGAAGTGACGATCATGGTTCACCTAAAATTCAAGTTcctaaaaaatcaattgataataaaaatcataataatttatcacgACGTTGGGTTTCATTGGATAATCTTGAAATACACAGTGAATCTCATGAAATGGATGCATTTAATAGATCTGATCAATTTGAGAAACGTAAAAGCATTAAGACTTCtaagaaaaatgataaagatGAAActttgtataataataaattacaaaatggCAATATTAAATCACCTGGTAATATACAAAAACGTccaattcaaataaataataatcttaataATTCGTTCAGTAATTTTAATCAAGCAACGATGacagaaaaaattgataaaaatcagCAGCTCAATAatagcagcagcagcagcaacactaataataatattaacaataataataacagtagtaatagtagtaaaagtaataaagaggaaaaaaaattaataaaggataaaaattcaaaacgttTTCATGCTGAAAAAGCtcagcaaataaaaaaaggtcAGAAATATCGGAAACGTGATAATCGTGATTTTCCCATAaaagatttttgtaaaaatttaaacaaatatgCAAATCGTTGgtgtaaagtttttttaaaaatttgtacatGGTTACTACATCTAATTTCAGATGTAGTAAGTATGAGTACTAATCTTgtgatacaatttttaaaatgcatgtggttTCACActgtattatatttaaaatactcaTGGGGTTATGTAGTGTCAACATTTCCCAAAatacgttttttaaatgccaTAGGAAAACGAATAGACGGCTGGCTTGGTAATAGCAGATTTGCATTCTGGCGACGTATCAaagcaaataataaaaaattagatagaGAAGAAAATACAAATTGGATACCAGGTAGATTGGAAACAAATATATCACTGCCAAGCACCGGAGAAGAAGCAATGAAAAGGTTATTAGCTTGTAAAGGAAAAGATCCTTACAGTATACTAGGAGTTACTCCGACGTGCTCGGATGATGAcattaaaaagtattataaaCGACAGGCCTTTTTAGTTCACCCAGACAAAAATAGTCAACCAGGTGCAGAAGAAGCATTTAAAATTCTTGTTCATGCTTTCGACATTATAGGCGAACCG gAACGAAGACAAGCATTCGATCAGTCGAGGCAAGTTGAAGCGGCTTGGGGAGAATTAAGTGATTTATTATCTCAATTACATCGAAAAATGGAACAAGCGGCTAATACAATTAGATGTACGAACTGCGGATTGAGGCACAAACGAATTCCTACTCAAAGACCTTGTTATGCAGCAAGATTTTGTAGTCAATGTAAAATTCGTCATAGTGCAAAAGAA ggCGATATTTGGGCAGAATCACGAGTTATGGGTTTTTTATGGCATTATTACGCTTGTATGGAAGGAGCTGTGTATGACGTAACCGATTGGGCTGCTTGTCAAGCTGGTAATCTCAAACATTTACGGGCAAATACACATAGTGTTCAATACCGGATTGTCTTGGGACAACGTCCGTCGACTCAGTCACCCAGCAGTGGTAACAAAAAGCGACAACATATGGACTCTAATCCAAc tgaCGCtgattttgaagattttttaaataatctgtACACACACAATAAATCGGGCACGTcgactactactactactactactacagAACAACCGACTGCAAAAAGTGATAACCGTCGACGAAAAACAAAACGCAAATAA
- the LOC123260920 gene encoding DNA polymerase epsilon subunit 4 has product MEIQEEELNVEEQLNQTADLPDEQETPEEPESVPVADEEAKEKLLKLPVGRVKIIAKTDPEVNLINQEAMFLITKSTELFIDSIAKEAYKYTVQARKKTVQKKDLQQAIDNIDALAFLEGMLEQWT; this is encoded by the exons atggaaattCAAGAAGAGGAATTAAATGTAGAAGAGCAATTAAATCAAACAGCTGATCTACCAGATGAGCAAGAAACTCCAGAAGAACCTGAAAGTGTACCTGTAGCTGATGAAGAAGCCAAAGAAAAGTTGCTGAAATTACCTGTGGGAAGAGTTAAAATTATTGCTAAAACTGATCCAGAAGTTAACTTAATTAATCAGGAAGCAATGTTTCTTATAACTAAATCAACG gagTTATTCATTGATTCAATAGCAAAAGAAGCTTATAAGTATACAGTTCAGGCGAGAAAAAAAACAGTTCAAAAAAAGGACTTGCAACAAGCTATTGATAATATCGATGCACTTGCATTTTTAGAAGGAATGTTGGAACAGtggacataa
- the LOC123260893 gene encoding serine/threonine-protein kinase stk11: MDNRVTIYNPDDDEEDINNEIFADIQPVTWMNDYEDDDNLNYDLDEINNFFHRVDSDQIIYAEKKKRCKLIGKYVMGDLLGEGSYGKVKEVLDSETLFRRAVKILKKRKLRRIPNGEQNVQREIQLLKRLKHKNVIELIDVLYNEEKEKMYLVMEFCVCGLQDMLESTANKRFPIWQAHGYFTQLLDGLEYLHSKRIIHKDIKPGNLLLSLDGTLKISDFGVAEAFDIFAEDDTCTMGQGTPAFQPPEIANGCESFAGFKVDIWSCGVTLYNITTGIYPFEGDNIYKLYENIGKGEYTIPDEVENSLTTLLEGMLQKEPEKRFTLQEIRRHPWTICRPERTTDQVQIPPIKGNTGHKMTVLPYLMDYYYGSDEEPMYYTARQLSEERRLEELDGISSDQKSVSSSGNTNKLTPSNSKRRWRRPISSISVKKLTSCKPS, translated from the exons ATGGACAATAGAGTGACAATATACAACCCagatgatgatgaagaagatattaataatgaaatatttgcTGATATTCAACCAGTAACTTGGATGAATGATTATGAGGATGATGATAATTTAAACTATGATCTAGAtgagattaataatttttttcatagagTTGACTCtgatcaaataatttatgCTGAAAAAAAGAAACGGTGTAAATTAATTGGTAAATATGTTATGGGCGATTTACTTGGTGAAGGTAGTTATGGCAAAGTTAAGGAGGTACTCGATTCAGAAACATTATTTAGACGAGctgtcaaaatattaaaaaaacgtAAATTACGAAGGATACCTAATGGTGAACAAAATGTACAAAG agaaatacaattattaaagaGACTAAAACATAAGAAtgttattgaattaattgatgTATTATACaatgaagaaaaagaaaaaatgtatttagtTATGGAATTTTGCGTTTGTGGACTTCAA GATATGTTAGAAAGTACGGCCAATAAGAGGTTTCCGATATGGCAAGCACATGGATACTTTACACAACTCTTAGATGGTCTAGAATATCTCCATAGCAAACGAATTATTCACAAAGATATTAAACCGGGAAATTTATTACTTAGCCTTGATGgtactttaaaaataagtgattttGGTGTTGCAGag GCTTTTGATATTTTCGCTGAAGACGACACTTGTACGATGGGACAAGGTACTCCAGCATTTCAACCTCCAGAAATTGCTAATGGATGCGAGTCATTTGCTGGTTTCAAAGTTGACATTTGGAGTTGTGGAGTTACTTT GTATAATATAACAACGGGTATTTATCCGTTTGAAggtgataatatttataaattgtatgAAAATATCGGTAAAGGTGAATATACAATACCAGACGAAGTAGAAAATAGTCTGACAACACTGTTAGAAGGTATGCTACAAAAAGAACCAGAGAAAAGATTTACACTGCAAGAAATTCGACGTCATCCATGGACTATTTGTCGACCGGAGCGAACAACTGATCAAGTACAAATACCACCAATTAAAGGCAATACAGGACATAAAATGACCGTACTACCATATTTAATGGATTATTACTATGGGAGTGATGAAGAACCTATGTATTATACAGCTAGACAGCTAAGTG AGGAAAGAAGACTTGAAGAATTGGATGGCATTAGTAGTGATCAAAAGAGTGTATCCAGCAGTGgtaatactaataaattaacacCTAGTAACAGTAAACGACGTTGGCGTAGACCGATCTCGAGTattagtgttaaaaaattaacttcttgCAAACCATCGTGA
- the LOC123260889 gene encoding excitatory amino acid transporter 3-like gives MNENRLTILTLTGIMCGVIIGVILKNYSNRQWSERDIMYFQFPGEIFLRIINCLVLPLIISSVVSASCYLSKSGSIGLKAFYYYCTTTSLGIILAVTLVQTIKPGEFYVNKNTTVSNHIKKSVTADAFLDLLRNLFTDNLIKASLSQYQTQITSPLNSTNDENINSWGIHHRDNDGTNVLGIVGFCLILGITIGHLEEKGKPLNDFFRSLSDTVMLMMDWVIMIVPAAVLFLIPGKILEAENITLMISNLGLYVLVVFAGLFIHSLIVLPLLYFICTRKSPYSLLLKTGPAIITALGTSSSTATVPMTIKCLNRIGVNPKVSQFIAPIGATINMDGIALYETIGALFIIQQRGLDFSLMQIISIAITCTVSCIGAAGLPSGGYVMLIVVLESIGIPAEDVTLIITIDCFIDRIRTTVNIVADVLGAGIIDHFTDKNDLEEELETPGRSLINREYISTIY, from the exons atgaaCGAAAATCGATTAACTATACTAACACTGACTGGAATTATGTGTGGAGTAATTATTGGagtaatactaaaaaattatagtaatcGACAATGGTCCGAGCGTGATATTATGTACTTTCAATTTCCTGGTGAAATATTTTTACGAATAATAAATTGCTTAGTTTTACCATTAATTATATCTAGTGTAGTAAGTGCTAGCTGTTATCTAAGTAAATCAGGTAGTATTGGCTTGAAggctttttattattattgtaccACGACATCCCTTGGAATTATATTAGCTGTCACACTCGTTCAAACAATAAAACCCGGTGAGTTCTATGTCAACAAAAATACAACAGTATCTAATCATATCAAAAAATCTGTAACTGCTGATGCATTTTTAGACTTACTAAG aaatttGTTCACTGATAACTTAATAAAAGCATCTCTTAGTcag tatcaGACGCAAATAACGAGCCCACTCAATTCAACAAATG atgaaaatataaactctTGGGGAATACACCATCGAGATAACGACGGGACTAATGTGCTTGGCATAGTAGGATTTTGTCTAATTTTGGGAATCACTATCGGACACTTAGAAGAAAAAGGAAAGCCtctgaatgatttttttagatcATTATCTGATACAGTCATGCTCATGATGGACTGGGTgataat GATTGTTCCGGCAGCCGTTCTATTTTTGATTCCTGGAAAAATATTAGAAGCTGAAAACATAACATTGATGATATCCAACTTGGGTCTTTATGTACTGGTAGTGTTTGCTGGATTATTTATACACAGTTTAATTGTATTACCTCTTCTGTACTTCATATGTACAAGAAAATCACCGTATTCTTTACTGCTAAAAACAGGTCCTGCGATCATTACAGCTCTTGGAACATCTTCCAg cACAGCTACTGTTCCAATGACGATAAAATGCCTCAATAGAATCGGTGTTAATCCAAAAGTGTCTCAGTTTATTGCACCAATCGGCGCGACCATTAATATGGATGGTATTGCATTATATGAAACAATTGGAGCATTATTCATCATTCAGCAACGCGGgcttgatttttctttaatgCAAATTATATCAATAGC AATAACTTGCACAGTGTCTTGTATCGGAGCCGCCGGATTGCCAAGCGGTGGATACGTAATGTTAATTGTTGTACTCGAATCAATTGGAATTCCTGCTGAAGATGTCACATTAATTATAACGATTGACTGTTTTAT agatagAATACGAACAACTGTTAATATCGTTGCTGATGTCCTTGGAGCAGGAATCATAGATCATTTTACTGACAAAAATGATTTAGAAGAAGAATTGGAAACACCTGGGCGGTCTTTAATCAATCGCGAATATATCAgcacaatttattaa
- the LOC123260915 gene encoding uncharacterized protein LOC123260915: MRPDSRSVSFTFHREVLSDRNSPRIPPNRNKNFRQRLQDRFDKEKPDSSKEKSKIVKSADKSWNNISLSTVSADSRRAFRNGAEKLSKTIISVRTTIGTISQKFRSSTRRRQILDEQQSPCNSQTPQTYSRNLLGRTPTKLYSPFGIESPKHAWDKENDSVPSSASSKHETNEARRPFRFIKKRGFAALR; encoded by the exons atgcGTCCGGATTCACGAAGCGTCTCTTTCACATTCCACCGTGAGGTTTTGAGTGACCGGAATTCTCCAAGGATTCCACCAAAtcgtaacaaaaattttcgtcaaagACTTCAAGATCGATTTGACAAAGAAAAGCCTGATAGTAGCaaagaaaaatctaaaattgttaaaagtGCCGATAAAAGTTGGAATAATATTAGTTTGAGTACTGTATCCGCGGACTCACGACGTGCATTTCGCAATGGAGCTGAAAAATTATCTAAGACAATTATATCGGTGCGAACAACTATTGGAACTATTTCACAG AAATTCCGGAGTTCAACTAGGCGAAGACAAATTTTAGATGAACAACAATCACCCTGTAACTCTCAAACACCACAAACCTACTCAAGAAATTTGTTAGGACGCACTCCAACAAAATTATACAGTCCATTTGGCATTGAATCACCCAAGCATGCTTGGGATAAAGAAAATGATTCTGTTCCATCGTCAGCTTCTTCTAAACACGAGACTAATGAAGCACGTCGACCATTTCGTTTTATCAAAAAACGTGGCTTTGCTGCTTTGAGATAA
- the LOC123260908 gene encoding sex-lethal homolog isoform X2, with amino-acid sequence MSEQNDQQNLSGDEPRTNLIINYLPQSMTEKELYSMFVTIGPVESCRVMKDYKTGYSYGFGFVNYAKAEDAATAINTLNGLQVQNKRLKVSFARPSGEEIKETNLYVTNLPRNVTENQIEDLFNKFGQIVQKNILKDKLTGLPRGVAFVRYDKREEAQEAINHLNGTIPDGGSEPLCVKIAEEHGKQKAAYYAGWQAGYNQSRDKKFAPNSALNSLSH; translated from the exons ATGAGCGAACAAAATGACCAACAGAACTTATCTGGGGATGAACCTCGTACTaatcttattattaattatctacCCCAAAGTATGACGGAAAAGGAATTATACAGTATGTTTGTAACCATCGGACCAGTTGAATCTTGTCGAGTTATGAAAGATTACAAA ACTGGATACAGTTATGGTTTTGGTTTTGTCAATTACGCAAAGGCAGAAGATGCTGCTACTGCAATAAATACGCTCAACGGATTACAAGTTCAAAATAAACGATTAAAAGTATCGTTTGCAAGACCATCCGGGGAAGAAATTAAAGAAACAAATCTTTATGTTACGAATCTTCCTag aaatGTTACGGAAAATCAAATTGAAGatcttttcaataaatttggaCAAATAGTACAGAAGAACATATTAAAAGACAAATTAACCGGCTTACCTAGAGGAGTTGCTTTTGTtag GTATGATAAACGCGAAGAAGCACAAGAAgcaattaatcatttaaatggTACAATACCCGATGGAGGTTCAGAGCCACTGTGTGTTAAAATCGCAGAAGAACACGGAAAACAAAAAGCAGCTTATTATGCTGGGTGGCAGGCTGGATACAATCAAAGTCGTG ATAAGAAGTTCGCACCTAACTCCGCTCTCAACAGCTTATCGCACTAG
- the LOC123260908 gene encoding sex-lethal homolog isoform X1: protein MSEQNDQQNLSGDEPRTNLIINYLPQSMTEKELYSMFVTIGPVESCRVMKDYKTGYSYGFGFVNYAKAEDAATAINTLNGLQVQNKRLKVSFARPSGEEIKETNLYVTNLPRNVTENQIEDLFNKFGQIVQKNILKDKLTGLPRGVAFVRYDKREEAQEAINHLNGTIPDGGSEPLCVKIAEEHGKQKAAYYAGWQAGYNQSRGGSSRGRGAATGGAVATGVTGVGRATPIGARGGHHGSFIGNGGGGGPGAMRMEKIHPHRFNPIGMGGGYVQSHFW, encoded by the exons ATGAGCGAACAAAATGACCAACAGAACTTATCTGGGGATGAACCTCGTACTaatcttattattaattatctacCCCAAAGTATGACGGAAAAGGAATTATACAGTATGTTTGTAACCATCGGACCAGTTGAATCTTGTCGAGTTATGAAAGATTACAAA ACTGGATACAGTTATGGTTTTGGTTTTGTCAATTACGCAAAGGCAGAAGATGCTGCTACTGCAATAAATACGCTCAACGGATTACAAGTTCAAAATAAACGATTAAAAGTATCGTTTGCAAGACCATCCGGGGAAGAAATTAAAGAAACAAATCTTTATGTTACGAATCTTCCTag aaatGTTACGGAAAATCAAATTGAAGatcttttcaataaatttggaCAAATAGTACAGAAGAACATATTAAAAGACAAATTAACCGGCTTACCTAGAGGAGTTGCTTTTGTtag GTATGATAAACGCGAAGAAGCACAAGAAgcaattaatcatttaaatggTACAATACCCGATGGAGGTTCAGAGCCACTGTGTGTTAAAATCGCAGAAGAACACGGAAAACAAAAAGCAGCTTATTATGCTGGGTGGCAGGCTGGATACAATCAAAGTCGTG GTGGAAGTAGCCGAGGTCGTGGAGCAGCAACTGGTGGAGCCGTAGCAACCGGAGTAACCGGAGTCGGAAGAGCAACGCCAATTGGTGCTCGAGGTGGACACCACGGAAGCTTTATCGGGAATGGAGGCGGTGGTGGACCCGGTGCAATGAGAATGGAAAAAATTCATCCTCATAGATTCAACCCTATAGGAATGGGTGGTGGTTATGTACAATCGCACTTCTGGTGA